Genomic window (Methanolacinia paynteri):
TTCGAGATCGCTATACCGTTCGGAGAGATCGAAGTGCCCCCCGAACCGTTGACAAACGACAGGGTCGCTTCCTTACCAGCACTGATTACCGGAGTCCATTCATCTGTCCGCAGGAAGAGGGAAGCCCTGGAATAATACAGGTTGACTTTACCGGCACCTGCAACATTGTTAAGGTTTTTGGACCGGACATAGATGTTGTTGATCCCGCCGTTTATGATCGGTTTTCCGATGTCAGGACCCATATAGTCTGAGTTTGCCGTATCCCATGAAAGTGTTCCATCCTGGCAGGGAATGACATCCGGTGACTGGTAAGGGATGCCGGTCGACGGAGTAACTCCGGTATCACCGAAGTTATCCCGAACATAAATATCATCATACTTTGCCATTTTTTCATCTCCCAGATATTCGGTTTCAATCCGTAGATGATCGGTAATAAATGATAAATTTTTCCGCGAGACGGACGATCTTTCTCCGGGGTGAGACTCTAAGTCAATATCTTTCAGACTCACATTCTCCGTAAAGTTTAAGGGAGGCCGATTGTCCGGAGAATTACATTTAACCCATTTAAAATCCAATTAATTACCTGTTTTGTCAGGCATAAAAAGAAATACGGTCCTGAATCTTTTCGTCATGACTTCGGGACTTTTCATAATGACTCTCGGCATCGCCGTTTCCGCAAAGGCAGGGCTCGGGACGACTCCCATATCATGTCTGCCGTATGTCCTGAGTCTCGCGTTCCCCCTTACATTCGGGATGTTTACGTTTATAATCAACTGCTTCTTCGTTCTCTTTCAGTACATGATCCTCAAAGACAGGTTCGAATCATATCAGCTTCTCCAGGTTCCACTGATATTCGTCTTCGGCGTGTTTACCGACTACTCTATGTTCCTGATGTCGGGACTCGAGATTACCGGGTATTACTGGCAGTGGGCGTTCTGTCTCTTAAGCTGCGTGATAGTCGCCTTTGGCGTCGCCCTGCTCTTCAAGGGAAATTTATTGATGATGGCTGGAGATGCCTTCGTCCGGGCGGTTTCACAGGGGACGAAGTTCGAATTTGGATCTGTAAAGATCGGGTTCGATACATCCATGGTTGTTATTGCGACCATTGTATCGGTTATTGTGTTCTCGGCCTTCAACGGGGTTCGCGAAGGCACGATTGTTGCTGCCGTTCTGGTCGGATTGATCGTAAAGTTCTTTGTGCCGAGACTGTCGTTTATGGACAGGCTGTTTTGTGAAAATATGCCGAAGGACGATCTTCCGGCAAACCGGAACTGAGACTCTTTTTTTGGGATAAAATATCTTACAGATCGATCATAAAATTTCATCCTGAAATTCCCGGAAATATTTTTTATCTCCAAAAAATACTAAATACTTCAAAAATAATCACTCTCCAAACGGAACCGGAGACTGATCATGAAACACAGAGTTGTACTTGTAAACAGAAAGAGCAACCGGGCATCAACAAGAAAAAAGCATATGTGGAGGGATTTTGAAAAGAGAGACATCAACCCTTCGATACTCAGGTATGAACATCCTTCCGTTCGTGCAAAAAGGAAAGGCAAAGAGGGCAAAAGACTGATAATTAAGATCAAAGGGAAGATCTGAGTTTTCTGCTGATTTTAAAATATTATTTTAGTCATCGTAATTGATCAGCATCATGCTGTTGAAGACCGCAGAGAAGATGATCTGCATCCCGGATAAAAACAGTGTTAATGCAATTACTGCATTCGTGACCTGGAACAGGCTTCCGAATCCCGATTCAATCCAGTTGAGGATTATGTATATTCCCATGATAACCCCGGCCACAATGATGATTATCCCTGCAAATAATTCACGCTCAAGGTTTTGATAATTCGCAATTTTTGTTATTATTCCCACTCGTTCACTATAGCCTGCGATAACCGAATAGGTCTTGATATTGATGCCCATCAGGATTGCCTGGAGACCGCCTATGAAAAGAATCGCTGCAAGAACGAAAGAGTGAAGGTTTGCATTTTCGACATCTCCCTCCAAGAAATACAGGATCATAAGCGTAGCGCCCATCACGAAGAAGAAGAAACCCGGAATCGCAAGGAACGGAAGCGGCTGGTAGAGCAGCATGAACCGTACATGCCTCCATCCGTCCGCAAAACTGTGAAGATTGGAAGGGGCTCTCCTCGGGTAATAATCTATGGGAACCTCGGAGATCTTCAGTTTCTTTCTTGCAGCTTCGATTATCATCTCGGATGCAAACTCCATGCCCGGTGTCTTAAGATTGAGGCTGTCGAGGGCTTCTTTTTTAATCGCCCTCATCCCGCAGTGAGCATCGGATATATTAGTCTTAAATACCTTGTTCAGCATCCATGTAAGGAAAGGATTTCCGATATACTGGTGAAGCGCCGGCATCGCCCCTTTCATGATATTTCCCCTGAGGCGGCTACCCATGACGAAATCGGAGCCTGATTCGATCTCTTTTATGAACGCAGGAATCTTTTTGATATCATACGTCCCGTCAGCATCAAGTATGACGACGATCTCCCCGGACGCCTCTTTGAAGGCAAAAAGATAGGCATTTCCGTATCCCTTCTTTTCAGGCCTGATGACTTTTGCCCCGAGATTTTCGGCGATCTCGTCCGTCCTGTCGGTAGAGGACGAAGAGACGATGATCTCGGCGGAGATGTTATTTTCGTAGAGGACGGTTTTGATCTCTTCGATGCAGTCGGCTATGGTGAGCTCTTCGTTGAGGGCCGGGAGTATGACTGAGATGTATGGACGATTGTTAATTGATTTTGGGGCCGTGTTTTCGTTCATGTCTTTTCGTTTTTTTTATGGGGAGTAGAGAAAAAAATTCAGGAACTGCATAGGCGTTTCTTTAAGAATCTGACTCATTTTCCCACAGTAATATAATATCTAATTCACGTATATATTTAAACAGATTTTGTTTAATCTTTCTGATTTCAATTTCTTCTCAATTTTTAAGAAACAGAAGATTATATTATAAATAGAAAACCACGTTCAATATAAAGGTGATTTATGACAGATCTTGATTATACTTCAGATTTTCTAGACGACGCAATAAAGATCATCAACCTGATTGACAAGTCACAGATCCAGAATATGATTGACGTTTTACAGACCGTAAGAGAGAACGAAGGACGGCTTTTCATTCTCGGAGTCGGAGGCGGTGCCGGCCATGCGTCACATGCAGTGAATGATTTCAGGAAGATTGCCGGAATAGAATCCTATGCTCCTACCGATAATGTATCCGAGCTTACTGCAAGAGTCAACGACGACGGGTGGGAAACCGTTTTTGTCAATTGGCTGAAAGGAAGCCGCCTCAACTCAAAGGATTGCATCTTTGTATTCTCTGTCGGGGGAGGGAACGAAGAGAAAAACGTCAGCGTGAATCTGGTCAATGCTCTTCGTTTCGCGAAAGAACAGAATGCAAAGGTAATTGGCGTTGTCGGGCGCGATGGGGGATATACAGCAAAAGTTTCGGATGCCTGCGTCATCATCCCGACTGTCAACGAAAAGACCGTTACTCCGCAGACTGAAGCGTTCCAGGCCGTCGTCTGGCATCTTATCGTTTCAAGCCCGGATCTGCAGAAATTCGAAATGAAATGGGAAAGCACAAAATAATTTTCATATGAAAAAAGCGGTTTTTCTTGACAGGGACGGAGTTATTAACAGGCTTGTTTTAAATCATGAAACAGGAGAGTACGAACCGCCGCATTCACCCGGAGAACTGGTTTTGTTCCCAGGTGTCATTCCGTCCCTTCATTCATTATCCAGTGCAGGCTTTGAACTGTTTTTAATATCCAACCAACCCGATTATGCAAAAGGAAAGACGACTCTTGAGAACCTGAAAGCGGTTCACGAGAAATTGGACGTGATCTTTATAAAATCAAGAATTCATTTTAAGGATTATTTTTATTGTTATCATCACCCTGACGGAATTGTTCCTGAATATTCATGTGTATGTGAATGTAGAAAGCCCAAACCTTATTTTCTGCTGAAGGCGGCAAAAGATTATGATATCGATCTCTCAGAATCGTGGATAGTCGGGGATCGCGATTCTGATATCGAGTGCGGGGAGGCAGCAGGAACACGGACAATTCAAATTGAAGAAAAGCATTCTGCAAGGTACAGGGGTTCTGTCAGGCCGGATTTTTATGCAGGGGATCTTACTGAAGCCGTAAATATAATACTTAAATCTAAAATTTCAGATGCTGATTGTGAATAATTTCAAATCAAACATTTACTTCTTTACTTACAATTAGGTTATTATTTTAATGTTAAGTAACAAATAAAAATTATATAAAAAAGAACGGGAGAAACAGATGAGCGGATTACCACAGTTTAAAATCAAACTCTATGCCGATGGTGCGGACCTGAACGGAATGAGAGAGGAGTATAAAAAGGGAATCGCGAGTGGTTTTACGACAAATCCTACTTTAATGAAAAAAGCAGGGGTCAAGAGCTACAAAGAATTTGCAAAAACCGTTCTCAAAGAGATCCCGGACCTTCCTATTTCTTTCGAGGTATTCTCAGACGATCTTGAAGACATGGAAAAGGAAGCAAGGGAAATTGACAGCTGGGGAGATAATGTCTATATCAAAATCCCTGTTACAAACACAAAAGGTGTAAGTACTGCACCGATCGTCAAAAAACTGTCAGGTGACGGATTAAAGCTTAACGTCACTGCAATACTTACACTTGAGCAGGTAAAGAAAGTTGCAGATGCTCTTTCTCCTGATACTCCAAGTATTGTATCGGTCTTCGCAGGGAGAATTGCGGATACAGGTAGAGATCCGATGCCGATAATGAAAGAGGCCGTCGAGATTCTCAAATCAAAACCTAAGACGGAACTCCTCTGGGCAAGTACAAGAGAAATCCTGAATCTCATCCAGGCAGAGTCCTGCGGATGCCATATCATTACGATTACAAATGACATCCTGAAGAAAGTTCCACAGGTAGGAAAGGATCTCAGCCAGCTCTCGCTTGAGACCGTTCAGATGTTTTATGACGACGCACAGAGTGCGGGGTATAAAATATAGATAATAAAAGATATCCAGATTTTTATTTAAGAGAAATTACATATTAGCATTTATTTGGAGAGTTAAACATGAAAGTTGGTATTTTGGGAGGTGGATTGACAGGACTGTCATTAAGCCATTTCCTACAATGTGATTCAGAAATCCTTGAGAAAGAAAATGTTTGTGGAGGATTGTGCAGAACTTTCAATAAAAATGGTTTCTACTATGATTATGGAGGACATATTATTTTTTCAAAAGATCAAGATGTTCTTAATTTCATGGTCTCTATTTTAGGAAATAATATTGATAAGCATTATCGAAATAATAAAGTATTATTTAAAAAATTATTTATTAAATATCCTTTTGAAAATGGATTACATGAAATTCCTAAAGAAGATAACTATGAATGTCTTTATTATTATCTTAATAATGACTATCCTAAACCAAATAATTTTAAAGAATGGGTTTATTATACCTTCGGAAAAGGGATTGCAGAGAAATATTTAATTCCCTATAATGAAAAGATATGGAATACAAATCTGGAAGAAATGGGTCTAGATTGGGTTGAAAGAGTTCCAAAGCCTCCGATGGAGGACATCCTAAGATCTGCTATAGGGATAGAAACCGAGGGATATACGCATCAATTATATTTCTACTATCCAGTAAACAGAGGTATACAAGGTTTAATCGAAGCCATTGATAGTAGTAATATAAATTCTAATGTAATCAAAAACTTTGAAGTTAAAAAGATCTGTAAAAAGGAAAATAAATGGATTGTGAGCAATGGTATTGAACACAAAATATATGATAGAATTATCTCAACCATACCAATTTTTGATTTATTGCAAGCTCTTGAGGATGTACCTTCTCAAGTCCAAGATGCTGCAAAAAAACTTCAGTATAATTCATTGATTATCGTAATGATAGGTTTAAACGTAGATAATCTTTCAGACAAAACAGCAGTATATATTCCAGATAAAAAACATTTATTCCATCGTGTTTGCTTTAATAAGTATTTTAGTGAAAATATGGTTCCTAATGGTAAATCATCAATCATGGTAGAAATTACTGCAAATATTGGTGATAATATTTGGAATCTGAGCGATGAAGATCTTATAAAAAATGTTATTTCCAGTCTTTCAGAAGAAGGTTTTCTGAAAAAAGAAGATGTTTGCGAAACTGATTTAAGAAGAACGAAATATGCTTATGTAATACCAGATCTTGAATACTCCAAAAACATAGATTTTATTAAATCTTATCTAAAAACTCAAGAGATCGAATTATGTGGTCGTTTTTCAGAGTATAAATATCTTAATATGGATGCATGTATACGTAGTGCGATGGACTTAGCTAAGAAAATTAACAACAATATATTAGGAGAATCTGTATGAAAGCGTTTGTAACAGGCGGTGCCGGCTTTATTGGAAGCCATCTGGTTGATTATTTAATGAAATTAGGCAGTGTGACAGTATATGACAATTTTTCTTCAGGGAGGAAGGAATTCATACAACATCATACAGGAAAATCCAATTTTTCATTAATTGAAGGAGATCTATTAGATCTTGAAAAAGTTAAAGTGGCTATGTCAGGTCACGATATTGTTTTTCATCTTGCTGCAAATCCTGATGCACGACTGGGAAATATGGATACTTCGTTAGACCTGAACCAAGAAACTATAGTAACATATAATGTTCTTGAATCGATGAGAACAAATAACATAAAAAAAATTGTTTTTTCTTCAAGCGGGACGATATATGGGGAAGTGCCTGTCGAACCGATAAAAGAAGATTATGGCCCGACACTTCCGATCTCTCTATATGGAGCAGGAAAATTGGCTTCAGAAGGATTAATTAGTGCATTTTGTAATACATTTGATATGCAGGCATGGATATTCCGGTTTGCCAATATTATAGGGGATCGCGGAACACATGGTGTCATTTATGATTTTATAAATAAATTAAAGAAAAATTCATCAGAATTAGAGATTTTAGGCGATGGTTTACAAGAAAAACCATATCTTGAAGTAAACGACTGTATTGAAGGTATACTTTTTGGACTGAATAATTCAGATGAAAGAGTAAATGTCTATAACCTTGGTTGTGATTCTTCAACAAATGTGAATAAAATCGCAGAAATGGTAGTAACAGAAATGGGATTGCCAAATGTAAAAATGAATTATACCGGGACAGACAGAGGGTGGCCGGGAGATGTACCTCAGTATAGATGCGACTGTGAAAAAATAAACAAATTAGGCTGGAAAGCAAAATCTTCTTCAGATGAAGCAGTCCTGTACTCTGTAAAAAAATTAGTAAAAGAATTAGAGGCTTAATTAATGCAGGTTGCGATTCTTGCAGGGGGTCTGGCAACCCGATTGAGGCCAAAAACGGATAAAATCCCAAAATCAATGATTTTAATAAATGGAAAACCATTTCTTGAATATCAAATTACTTTTTTGAAAGAAGGTGGATTTTCTGATTTTGTAATATGTTCCGGATATCTTTCAGAACAGATTGAAGATTATTTTGGCGACGGAAAGAAATTTGGAGTAAATATTCAGTATAGCAATGATGGAGATAAACTACTTGGAACCGGAGGAGCCCTTAAAAATGCAGAAAAACTACTAAACGACGAATTTTTTGTTATTTATGGCGACTCATACGTTTCCCTGGATTTTAAAAATGCAAATTCTCATTTTAAAAAATCAGGAAAACTGGTTCTCATGACTGTATATAAAAATGATAACTTATATGATATAAGCAATATTGCTGTTGAAAATGGCATCGTTATAAAATATGATAAAAAAAATAATTCAAAAGATTTGGTTTACATCGATTATGGAGTTCTTATTTTCAATAAAAAAGTGTTGGAGAAGATTCCAGCAAACCAGTCTTATCCTCTTGAGAATTTAATCATTAACCTTATTGAAGATCAGGAAGTTTGTGCATATGAAACAAAAGAGAGGTTTTACGAGATCGGATCACACACAGGATTAGATGAATTTAAAAACTTTATTTCTCAAATAAATAATGAATAATGGTGATAACCAGATGATCATTTCACGGGCACCTGTCAGAATTTCTCTTGGTGGAGGAGGAACAGATTTAGAGTCATATTACTCAAAATATGGCGGTTTTTTAATTTCCGGGGCTATAGACAAATATATTTATATTTCAGCTAACAAGCGCTTTCATAATACAATAAGATTAAGCTATTCTCAAACCGAGATCGTAAATAGTGTCGAGGATATTAACCACAATATTTTCCGTGAAGCCTTAAATTTCATTCCTCCAAAAAATGGAGACGGGATTGAACTTGTATCTATTGCAGATGTGCCTGCGAATTGTGGTCTTGGGTCGTCCAGTTGTTTCACAGTATCTCTTCTCAATGCTCTTCATGCCTACAATCGTGAATATATTTCACAGCAGCAACTGGCAGAAGAGGCATGTACAATTGAGATCGAAAGACTTGGAGAACCTATCGGAAAACAGGACCAGTATATTAGTGCATTTGGTGGGATCACAACTTTGACGTTTGAAAAAGATGGGAAAGTCATTGTTGAACCTGTCAAAATGAGCGATGATGCAATTGACGAGCTCGAGCGGAATATCCTGTTGTATTACACCGGAATCGAAAGAAGTGCATCGGATATACTCTCCGAACAAAATGAAAAGAGTAAAAGAGATGAATCGGCAGTCATAGAATCTCTTCACCAGATAAAAAAAATTGGATACGATACAAAAAAGGCTTTTGAAACAGGAGATCTGGAAAAATTCGGAGAACTCTTGGATGTACACTGGAATAACAAGAAACAACTTTCAAAGAACATTTCAAATCCTTTTATCGATTCCTGCTACGAAACTGCTATGAAGAACGGGGCAATCGGTGGAAAGATAATGGGTGCAGGAGGAGGCGGATTCTTCATGTTTTATGCCCCTGAAAATCATGATAATTTAACAAAGGCAATGAAAGAAAAAGGTCTTAGACCAATGAGATTCAGGTTTGATTTTGAGGGAGCAAAGATACTAGTCAATATAAAATAGTAATCTTTAAAGAGATACTAACAATTCTTACATTTACACAATATAACGATATTTTGAAATTTCAATTATAATTTTCATATTGAATTATATCTAGATAGATATAATATTATACCATATTAAACCACGAATCTCAATATTAATATCTAGTTAAAACATATTTGTTATAAATGGAATTATCAAACAAGGTTGGTTTCGTTAAAATATTGGAGCATAACTATTCAGGTATTTTATTAAAAACAAAAGAATGCTTAGAATTAATTGATTGGAAAGATGCCATTCATGGTAAAAGCTGTTTTATAAAGATAAATGCAATGTCTTCTGAAGTATTACCTGGTCGTTGTAGTAGTCCTTGGGTAGTTGAGGCTGTTTTATCAATTATTAGAGAAAATTTTCCAGAAATAGAAATATATATTGGGGACACTGATTTAGCAGGTTCAAAACAATTACAAAAAGCTAAATCTATTTGGGGTTTTGATGAAATTGCAAAAAAATATAATGCCACTTTTGTAAATCTTGCTGAAGAACCAGTAAAAAAAATTAATTTTGCGGATGGTTTGGTTATTAAAGAGATTGAATTACCAATTATCTTATTAGAGATTGATACGATTGTAAATATTCCTGTTTTAAAAACGCACTGTTTAACCACTATAACATGTTCTTTGAAGTGTTTATGGGGATTATTACCACGTGCTCGACATCAATTACATCCTGTAGTCAATGAAGCCATAGCTGATATTAATCAATTTTTTTCAAAAACCACATTAAATATTCTTGACGGCACAATTGCTATTGAGGGAAACGGCCCTAAAACAGGGACTCCAAAAATATGTGATGTAATTTTTGCGAGTAAAGATAGAGTAGCACTTGATAGAGTAGCAGCAGAATATATGGAGTTTAATTATAAAGAAATTCCTCATATTCTAATATCAGAAAAAAAGGGTATTGGGTCAACAAATTGCACAATATTGGGTGATGAATTTGTTACTAATAAATTTATCAAACCTACAATGTCTGAAGATTTTGTAATGAATGTTGAAATCTCTCTCCGTAAAATACCTATTCTTAGAGAAATTGTTTTTAAAACTCCTTTATTTAAATTATTTGCATGGGGTGGAACAAACTATAATTATTATATCTGGTATTTAAAACATGGAAAAAAATATGCATATGATATTG
Coding sequences:
- a CDS encoding YczE/YyaS/YitT family protein — translated: MSGIKRNTVLNLFVMTSGLFIMTLGIAVSAKAGLGTTPISCLPYVLSLAFPLTFGMFTFIINCFFVLFQYMILKDRFESYQLLQVPLIFVFGVFTDYSMFLMSGLEITGYYWQWAFCLLSCVIVAFGVALLFKGNLLMMAGDAFVRAVSQGTKFEFGSVKIGFDTSMVVIATIVSVIVFSAFNGVREGTIVAAVLVGLIVKFFVPRLSFMDRLFCENMPKDDLPANRN
- a CDS encoding glycosyltransferase family 2 protein encodes the protein MNENTAPKSINNRPYISVILPALNEELTIADCIEEIKTVLYENNISAEIIVSSSSTDRTDEIAENLGAKVIRPEKKGYGNAYLFAFKEASGEIVVILDADGTYDIKKIPAFIKEIESGSDFVMGSRLRGNIMKGAMPALHQYIGNPFLTWMLNKVFKTNISDAHCGMRAIKKEALDSLNLKTPGMEFASEMIIEAARKKLKISEVPIDYYPRRAPSNLHSFADGWRHVRFMLLYQPLPFLAIPGFFFFVMGATLMILYFLEGDVENANLHSFVLAAILFIGGLQAILMGINIKTYSVIAGYSERVGIITKIANYQNLERELFAGIIIIVAGVIMGIYIILNWIESGFGSLFQVTNAVIALTLFLSGMQIIFSAVFNSMMLINYDD
- a CDS encoding SIS domain-containing protein, translating into MTDLDYTSDFLDDAIKIINLIDKSQIQNMIDVLQTVRENEGRLFILGVGGGAGHASHAVNDFRKIAGIESYAPTDNVSELTARVNDDGWETVFVNWLKGSRLNSKDCIFVFSVGGGNEEKNVSVNLVNALRFAKEQNAKVIGVVGRDGGYTAKVSDACVIIPTVNEKTVTPQTEAFQAVVWHLIVSSPDLQKFEMKWESTK
- a CDS encoding D-glycero-alpha-D-manno-heptose-1,7-bisphosphate 7-phosphatase → MKKAVFLDRDGVINRLVLNHETGEYEPPHSPGELVLFPGVIPSLHSLSSAGFELFLISNQPDYAKGKTTLENLKAVHEKLDVIFIKSRIHFKDYFYCYHHPDGIVPEYSCVCECRKPKPYFLLKAAKDYDIDLSESWIVGDRDSDIECGEAAGTRTIQIEEKHSARYRGSVRPDFYAGDLTEAVNIILKSKISDADCE
- a CDS encoding transaldolase is translated as MSGLPQFKIKLYADGADLNGMREEYKKGIASGFTTNPTLMKKAGVKSYKEFAKTVLKEIPDLPISFEVFSDDLEDMEKEAREIDSWGDNVYIKIPVTNTKGVSTAPIVKKLSGDGLKLNVTAILTLEQVKKVADALSPDTPSIVSVFAGRIADTGRDPMPIMKEAVEILKSKPKTELLWASTREILNLIQAESCGCHIITITNDILKKVPQVGKDLSQLSLETVQMFYDDAQSAGYKI
- a CDS encoding protoporphyrinogen/coproporphyrinogen oxidase translates to MKVGILGGGLTGLSLSHFLQCDSEILEKENVCGGLCRTFNKNGFYYDYGGHIIFSKDQDVLNFMVSILGNNIDKHYRNNKVLFKKLFIKYPFENGLHEIPKEDNYECLYYYLNNDYPKPNNFKEWVYYTFGKGIAEKYLIPYNEKIWNTNLEEMGLDWVERVPKPPMEDILRSAIGIETEGYTHQLYFYYPVNRGIQGLIEAIDSSNINSNVIKNFEVKKICKKENKWIVSNGIEHKIYDRIISTIPIFDLLQALEDVPSQVQDAAKKLQYNSLIIVMIGLNVDNLSDKTAVYIPDKKHLFHRVCFNKYFSENMVPNGKSSIMVEITANIGDNIWNLSDEDLIKNVISSLSEEGFLKKEDVCETDLRRTKYAYVIPDLEYSKNIDFIKSYLKTQEIELCGRFSEYKYLNMDACIRSAMDLAKKINNNILGESV
- a CDS encoding NAD-dependent epimerase/dehydratase family protein; its protein translation is MKAFVTGGAGFIGSHLVDYLMKLGSVTVYDNFSSGRKEFIQHHTGKSNFSLIEGDLLDLEKVKVAMSGHDIVFHLAANPDARLGNMDTSLDLNQETIVTYNVLESMRTNNIKKIVFSSSGTIYGEVPVEPIKEDYGPTLPISLYGAGKLASEGLISAFCNTFDMQAWIFRFANIIGDRGTHGVIYDFINKLKKNSSELEILGDGLQEKPYLEVNDCIEGILFGLNNSDERVNVYNLGCDSSTNVNKIAEMVVTEMGLPNVKMNYTGTDRGWPGDVPQYRCDCEKINKLGWKAKSSSDEAVLYSVKKLVKELEA
- a CDS encoding sugar phosphate nucleotidyltransferase; its protein translation is MQVAILAGGLATRLRPKTDKIPKSMILINGKPFLEYQITFLKEGGFSDFVICSGYLSEQIEDYFGDGKKFGVNIQYSNDGDKLLGTGGALKNAEKLLNDEFFVIYGDSYVSLDFKNANSHFKKSGKLVLMTVYKNDNLYDISNIAVENGIVIKYDKKNNSKDLVYIDYGVLIFNKKVLEKIPANQSYPLENLIINLIEDQEVCAYETKERFYEIGSHTGLDEFKNFISQINNE
- a CDS encoding GHMP family kinase ATP-binding protein codes for the protein MNNGDNQMIISRAPVRISLGGGGTDLESYYSKYGGFLISGAIDKYIYISANKRFHNTIRLSYSQTEIVNSVEDINHNIFREALNFIPPKNGDGIELVSIADVPANCGLGSSSCFTVSLLNALHAYNREYISQQQLAEEACTIEIERLGEPIGKQDQYISAFGGITTLTFEKDGKVIVEPVKMSDDAIDELERNILLYYTGIERSASDILSEQNEKSKRDESAVIESLHQIKKIGYDTKKAFETGDLEKFGELLDVHWNNKKQLSKNISNPFIDSCYETAMKNGAIGGKIMGAGGGGFFMFYAPENHDNLTKAMKEKGLRPMRFRFDFEGAKILVNIK
- a CDS encoding DUF362 domain-containing protein; the encoded protein is MELSNKVGFVKILEHNYSGILLKTKECLELIDWKDAIHGKSCFIKINAMSSEVLPGRCSSPWVVEAVLSIIRENFPEIEIYIGDTDLAGSKQLQKAKSIWGFDEIAKKYNATFVNLAEEPVKKINFADGLVIKEIELPIILLEIDTIVNIPVLKTHCLTTITCSLKCLWGLLPRARHQLHPVVNEAIADINQFFSKTTLNILDGTIAIEGNGPKTGTPKICDVIFASKDRVALDRVAAEYMEFNYKEIPHILISEKKGIGSTNCTILGDEFVTNKFIKPTMSEDFVMNVEISLRKIPILREIVFKTPLFKLFAWGGTNYNYYIWYLKHGKKYAYDIVYNSVYKEEFLKLRGRF